The Daphnia carinata strain CSIRO-1 chromosome 2, CSIRO_AGI_Dcar_HiC_V3, whole genome shotgun sequence genome has a segment encoding these proteins:
- the LOC130685982 gene encoding host cell factor 2-like, with protein sequence MAAPISPMLKWKKIANPAGPNPRPRHGHRAISIKDLMIVFGGGNEGIVDELHVYNTTSNQWFVPPVKGDIPPGCAAYGFVVDGTRILVFGGMVEYGKYSNELYELQASRWEWRRLKARAPDNAAAPCPRLGHSFTIHGNRVFLFGGLANDSEDPKNNIPRYLNDLYILHITPTGQKEFWELPVTFGEPPSPRESHTAVTFNRDGTSPKLIIYGGMSGCRLGDLHILDVNTMSWTKPLVNGAPPLPRSLHSATLIGHQMYIFGGWVPLVMDDMKMPTHEKEWKCTNTLACLDLNSMTWEPLTMEVYDESVPRARAGHCAVGIHTRLYVWSGRDGYRKAWNNQVCCKDLWFLETEKPPAPGRVQLVRASTNSLEVCWGVVPTAEAYLLQIQKYEVPPAGATPASGADAASPAPAPTPTTPSTPTTPSTPVRAPGSLHPSSIRQATPQGTPVGVGRGANIVRVRAPVGGQTIRVLGPAGQTQIIRAGASPNQPGMSGIQALAAAAAQTQRLPTPTSSATGVRMVQPTLLTSQGVRVTPVPGTVSGAQTVRLSSGATILKAGTTLQGLQTIQTAGGKQIILQKSGAAGVGGQPQIVTLVKTSQGMTVATVPKGMSLVQAKPGTTGGVTTVQGSPKGIPQGATIVKLVGQGQAGAKGTATLLQAGQQVPAGALMTVGGKQQMVTTQNIGGKQTIVITRPGGQGTALKQQGGQQVIVVSSAGGMRTVQAAATVQAGGQAGTQTVNVLPTTGQVTTGPGGVKMIVVSQGVVTSSTSSSSTSTAGIGGTKTISIPAGALQKTMTLARAGGPQGQVITLPGGQTLVGSGQQTITLGGKPVTVQVSTAPGGQKTVTLVTSQGTGAIPANVAKLLSAGGGQSKVVLVPQSTVTTTAAISNQPETVSSTQSTPSATLSLSDGPATTDAALAALAAEAGLIDPPLTEETDAATAVAANDAAAIPVSIENEDALQLLAGMSAEMVDSANPTVDAAAATAVAQTETPLTGNSVSDSTDVPIAPTTSAVDVTPDSLMEPNAESSILGEKAPSENDEAMLANAAIRPAETDAAVSNVAEPETNTTNEPANEPVDEPAAVPCEPEPPLPKEEKAELPAAAEIKDETKAEAAIASQPEAVEAESPKPIAVPDSPVKVAKPVVEADSTSVATPKKLDADQLAMDTEPSDPLSTLASAAVIKAEAIVVKSEAPSNGIKQEEPKIDLKKIDGIWFDVGLVKGTTSTVQHFLLPSSGGGLEDRIDHETVTLQPDAELAMKKLELQPGTAYKFRVAGVNSCGRGSWSEVSAFKTCLPGFPGAPSAIKISKSPEGAHLSWEPPQSTAGEITEYSVYLAVKGTSAQSVSGPSQLAFVRVYCGPSSQCTVPNASLSSAHIDTTTKPAIIFRIAARNEKGYGPATQVRWLQDSSTAPTPAKGAVKRGSETSKSATAAAAKRSRADD encoded by the exons ATGGCGGCTCCCATCAGTCCCATgttaaagtggaaaaaaattgcgaATCCGGCTGGTCCGAACCCTCGGCCACGTCATGGACACCGTGCGATTTCAATAAAAGACTTAATGATTGTTTTTGGTGGTGGCAACGAAGGAATTGTGGATGAATTACACGTCTACAACACCA CATCCAACCAATGGTTTGTCCCTCCAGTAAAGGGTGATATTCCACCAGGATGTGCAGCTTATGGTTTTGTAGTGGATGGTACGAGGATTCTTGTATTTGGTGGCATGGTTGAGTATGGCAAGTACTCAAATGAGTTGTATGAGCTCCAGGCAAGTCGGTGGGAATGGCGACGTCTGAAAGCAAGAGCTCCTGATAATGCAGCAGCTCCCTGTCCACGTCTGGGTCACAGTTTTACTATTCATGGGAATCGAGTCTTCCTTTTTGGTGGACTAGCCAATGACAGTGAAGATCCCAAGAATAACATCCCTAGGTACTTGAATGACCTCTACATTCTTCACATCACTCCTACTGGGCAAAAGGAGTTTTGGGAATTGCCGGTCACTTTTGGTGAGCCCCCCTCGCCACGGGAATCTCACACTGCCGTCACGTTCAATCGCGATGGGACAAGTCCTAAACTTATTATCTACGGAGGAATGAGTGGTTGTCGACTGGGAGATTTACACATACTAGATGTCAATACCATGTCGTGGACTAAACCTTTGGTGAATGGAGCACCTCCCCTTCCAAGATCTTTACACAGCGCCACATTAATTG GTCATCAGATGTACATATTTGGAGGCTGGGTGCCATTGGTTATGGATGATATGAAAATGCccacacacgaaaaagaatggaaatgcACCAACACTTTGGCTTGTCTCGACTTAAATTCAATGACCTGGGAGCCTTTAACTATGGAAGTGTACGATGAGTCGGTTCCCCGAGCACGAGCTGGGCATTGTGCTGTTGGCATTCATACGCGTCTCTATGTATGGTCGGGTCGTGATGGATACAGAAAAGCCTGGAATAACCAAGTGTGCTGTAAAGACCTTTGGTTCCTGGAGACGGAAAAACCACCAGCACCTGGCCGCGTCCAGCTTGTTCGTGCTTCCACGAATAGTTTGGAAGTCTGCTGGGGCGTGGTGCCTACTGCAGAAGCCTATCTTCTTCAAATCCAGAAATATGAAGTCCCACCTGCCGGAGCTACTCCTGCTTCCGGAGCTGACGCTGCCTCCCCAGCTCCAGCTCCTACTCCCACCACGCCGTCTACACCTACCACTCCTTCTACACCAGTTCGCGCTCCCGGATCACTACACCCATCCAGCATCAGACAAGCCACTCCTCAAGGAACACCAGTAGGTGTTGGTAGAGGAGCCAATATTGTTAGAGTTCGAGCCCCCGTTGGCGGCCAAACGATTCGTGTCCTTGGACCTGCTGGGCAAACGCAAATCATCCGCGCCGGAGCCAGCCCCAACCAGCCAGGAATGTCTGGCATCCAAGCCTTAGCAGCTGCCGCCGCCCAAACTCAACGATTACCTACACCTACAAGCTCGGCAACAGGCGTTCGAATGGTACAGCCAACTTTGCTTACTTCTCAAGGCGTTCGTGTTACTCCTGTACCGGGCACTGTAAGTGGTGCACAAACGGTTCGATTAAGCAGCGGCGCCACCATACTCAAAGCTGGCACCACCCTTCAAGGGTTACAG ACTATTCAGACGGCAGGTGGCAAGCAAATCATATTGCAAAAATCTGGCGCGGCGGGTGTTGGAGGCCAGCCACAGATCGTTACCCTGGTGAAAACAAGCCAAGGCATGACTGTTGCAACTGTTCCGAAAGGCATGAGCCTTGTTCAGGCAAAGCCGGGCACAACGGGTGGCGTGACCACAGTACAAGGTTCACCCAAAGGTATACCACAGGGTGCTACCATTGTGAAATTGGTTGGCCAAGGTCAGGCGGGCGCTAAAGGAACTGCCACCTTGCTCCAAGCCGGGCAGCAGGTACCTGCAGGAGCCCTGATGACTGTTGGAGGAAAGCAGCAGATGGTTACAACACAAAATATCGGGggtaaacaaacaattgtCATTACCCGGCCAGGCGGACAAGGCACAGCTCTTAAGCAGCAAG gGGGACAACAAGTAATCGTTGTATCGTCAGCCGGTGGAATGCGGACCGTTCAAGCCGCTGCTACCGTTCAAGCCGGCGGTCAAGCGGGAACGCAAACAGTTAATGTCTTACCTACTACCGGACAAGTCACCACCGGACCTGGGGGTGTCAAGATGATAGTCGTATCTCAGGGCGTAGTCACCTCATCGACTTCATCTTCCAGTACGAGCACAGCTGGAATTGGCGGGACGAAAACTATTTCTATACCCGCTGGAGCCCTCCAGAAGACGATGACGCTTGCGAGGGCAGGAGGACCTCAGGGTCAAGTAATTACTCTGCCCGGTGGCCAAACTTTGGTGGGATCTGGTCAGCAGACGATCACCCTGGGAGGAAAGCCGGTTACGGTTCAAGTGTCAACGGCTCCCGGTGGACAAAAAACAGTCACTTTAGTCACCAGCCAAGGAACAG GTGCCATTCCCGCCAACGTTGCCAAATTACTTTCAGCGGGAGGAGGCCAATCGAAAGTCGTCTTGGTACCTCAGAGCACGGTGACCACCACCGCTGCTATCAGTAACCAACCCGAAACTGTTTCTAGCACTCAGTCGACCCCTTCGGCTACGTTGAGCTTATCAGACGGGCCAGCCACAACTGATGCCGCATTGGCAGCTCTCGCCGCTGAAGCTGGTTTAATAGATCCGCCACTGACCGAAGAAACCGACGCTGCCACAGCCGTGGCCGCCAATGACGCTGCGGCCATACCTGTCAGCATCGAAAATGAAGACGCCTTACAACTTCTTGCTGGAATGAGTGCCGAGATGGTCGATTCTGCTAACCCCACCGTAGATGCAGCTGCGGCCACAGCGGTAGCCCAGACAGAAACACCTTTGACTGGTAACAGTGTTTCGGATAGTACCGACGTTCCCATTGCGCCAACAACCAGTGCCGTGGATGTCACTCCCGATTCTCTAATGGAACCGAACGCCGAGAGTTCCATTCTTGGCGAGAAGGCTCCCTCTGAAAATGATGAGGCAATGTTAGCCAACGCTGCTATTCGTCCGGCAGAAACAGATGCCGCGGTTTCGAATGTCGCGGAGCCTGAGACGAACACAACAAATGAACCGGCCAACGAGCCCGTGGACGAGCCTGCAGCCGTTCCTTGCGAGCCGGAGCCCCCTTTGCCTAAGGAAGAAAAGGCCGAACTACCTGCAGCTGCGGAGATTAAAGATGAAACTAAAGCGGAAGCCGCGATTGCTAGCCAACCAGAAGCGGTCGAAGCGGAGTCCCCAAAACCAATCGCCGTGCCAGACTCGCCAGTGAAAGTAGCCAAACCGGTCGTAGAAGCGGATTCTACGAGTGTTGCCACGCCCAAGAAATTGGACGCTGATCAACTAGCTATGGATACGGAACCATCAGACCCACTATCCACATTGGCCTCAGCAGCCGTCATCAAAGCGGAAGCTATTGTTGTCAAATCAGAGGCTCCGTCTAACGGGATCAAGCAAGAAGAACCCAAGATCGACTTGAAAAAGATCGACGGCATTTGGTTTGATGTTGGCCTCGTCAAGGGCACGACGTCCACCGTTCAACATTTCCTATTGCCGTCGAGCGGCGGAGGGCTCGAAGACCGGATAGATCATGAGACAGTAACTCTCCAGCCTGACGCGGAGTTGGCCATGAAAAAGCTCGAACTTCAACCGGGCACAGCGTACAAATTCCGAGTAGCCGGCGTGAACTCGTGCGGAAGAGGGTCGTGGAGTGAAGTTTCGGCTTTCAAGACTTGCCTTCCTGGATTCCCAGGGGCGCCGTCGGCAATAAAAATTTCCAAATCACCTGAAGGTGCACATCTTTCATGGGAGCCTCCTCAGAGTACCGCCGGAGAAATAACAGAATATTCAGTCTACTTAGCGGTTAAAGGAACTTCAGCTCAG TCTGTAAGCGGACCATCCCAATTGGCGTTTGTTCGCGTGTACTGTGGGCCCTCCTCGCAATGTACTGTGCCCAACGCGTCGTTGTCGTCAGCGCACATTGACACGACGACGAAACCCGCCATCATTTTCCGCATTGCGGCGCGGAATGAAAAAGGATACGGACCGGCGACGCAAGTTAGATGGTTACAAG attcGAGTACTGCCCCAACTCCAGCCAAAGGTGCAGTAAAGCGGGGATCCGAGACTTCCAAATCAGCTACGGCAGCCGCTGCCAAGCGATCACGAGCCGACGATTAG